The DNA segment CCATTCGGAAATTCCCGGATCAAAGCGTGCTTCCAGCTCCCCGAGACTTATCGCAGGTAACCACGTCCTTCATCGCCTCTGTGTGCCAAGGTATCCGCCGTGAGCCCTTTGTAGCTTGACCAATTAACCTCCTAAACGCTTACCGCCGTTGAAAGCAGATTCTCAAGTTTTTATTGCTAAAAACAAGATCAAACTCTGATTCGCTCGACACGAATCAAAGAACATTTAAGAGTCTCGGCTCTTGCTCAAAAGAATTTTCATTGTTCTAGATCCAATCTCCCTTTCAGAAGATCAGATTCAAAACAATGCATCTGTAAGATGCTTTGTTTTTCCAGACTTCACCTATGCAGTTGTCAAGGTTCTGCTAGAACTTCAAATCAAATCATCAATTGCTTGATCATTTGATCCGAGCCCAGCATCTTATCAACCAAATTCAAGACTTAAAATCTAAAACTTGGAATGACAGGAAGCTGGGGTCATCCAGCGGACACATCTAAATCACACTCCAATCGAGCTAAACTCCAAAAAATTGGAGATGGGAATCAAGTTCGGTCAGTGGAGGTTAGGAGACTCGAACTCCTGACATCCTGCTTGCAAAGCAGGCGCTCTACCAACTGAGCTAAACCCCCAACACCGAATGGGCCATCCTGGACTTGAACCAGGGACCTCACCCTTATCAGGGGTGCGCTCTAACCACCTGAGCTAATGGCCCAGGAGTCTCATCCCTTTTGGGGTGTGACCTAGACAAAGTTTAGGAACTGAAAATCTCCATCAAGCAATCAACATTGCTGCTGATCCTTAATTTCAAAGCTGAGGTACCGATCGACCTAAGGTGACAGGATTTCGGCCTAAGAATAAAAGCACTCAGGCATCAAAATCATTGTGTTGTCTCCCTGTTAGGAGGTGATCCATCCGCACCTTCCGGTACGGATACCTTGTTACGACTTCACCCCAGTCATCAGCCCCACCTTCGACGTCCTCCTCCACAAGGGTTGGAGTAACGGCTTCGGGCGTGGCCAACTTCCATGGTGTGACGGGCGGTGTGTACAAGGCCCGGGAACGTATTCACCGCAGTATGCTGACCTGCGATTACTAGCGATTCCGCCTTCACGTAGGCGAGTTGCAGCCTACGATCTGAACTGAGCCACGGTTTATGGGATTTGCTTGTCCTCGCGAACTTGCAGCCCTTTGTCCGTAGCATTGTAGTACGTGTGTAGCCCAGGATGTAAGGGGCATGATGACTTGACGTCATCCACACCTTCCTCCGGTTTATCACCGGCAGTCTCTCTAGAGTGCCCAACTAAATGCTGGCAACTAAAGACGTGGGTTGCGCTCGTTGCGGGACTTAACCCAACATCTCACGACACGAGCTGACGACAGCCATGCACCACCTGTCACTGCGTTCCCGAAGGCACTCTCCTGTTTCCAAGAGATTCGCAGGATGTCAAACCCTGGTAAGGTTCTTCGCGTTGCATCGAATTAAACCACATACTCCACCGCTTGTGCGGGCCCCCGTCAATTCCTTTGAGTTTCACACTTGCGTGCGTACTCCCCAGGCGGAACACTTAACGCGTTGGCTACGACACCGAGGGGGTCGATTCCCCCGACACCTAGTGTTCATCGTTTACGGCCAGGACTACAGGGGTATCTAATCCCTTTCGCTCCCCTGGCTTTCGTCCATGAGCGTCAGTGATGGCCCAGCAGAGCGCCTTCGCCACTGGTGTTCTTCCCGATATCTACGCATTTCACCGCTACACCGGGAATTCCCTCTGCCCCTACCACACTCAAGCCCAACAGTTTCCACTGCCATGATGGAGTTAAGCTCCACTTTTTAACAGCAGACTTGAAGGGCCGCCTGCGGACGCTTTACGCCCAATAATTCCGGATAACGCTTGCCACTCCCGTATTACCGCGGCTGCTGGCACGGAATTAGCCGTGGCTTATTCATCAAGTACCGTCAGATCTTCTTCCTTGATAAAAGAGGTTTACAGCCCAGAGGCCTTCATCCCTCACGCGGCGTTGCTCCGTCAGGCTTTCGCCCATTGCGGAAAATTCCCCACTGCTGCCTCCCGTAGGAGTCTGGGCCGTGTCTCAGTCCCAGTGTGGCTGATCATCCTCTCAGACCAGCTACTGATCGATGCCTTGGTGAGCCATTACCTACACCAACTAGCTAATCAGACGCGAGCTCATCCTCAGGCGAAATTCGTTTCACCTCGCGGCATATGGGGTATTAGCAGCCGTTTCCAGCTGTTGTCCCCCTCCTGAGGGCAGATTCTCACGCGTTACTCACCCGTCCGCCACTAACCCGAAGGTTCGTTCGACTTGCATGTGTTAAGCACGCCGCCAGCGTTCATCCTGAGCCAGGATCAAACTCTCCGTTGTAGATCATTTCCTCTTAGACGTTTTCACGTCCTCAAAATGATTTGCGTCACCCATTGCTCAGTGAAAACTGGCAACAGTTGAGGCCTCCTTTCGCTGACACAAAAGGGTTCTTAAGAGTGCATCTCTAGATTTCTCTGTCAATGACTTTCCGGGATCTCAGATCCGGTTGTTGCTCCACAATCCGCACACCGGCAACAAGAGAGCTCGTGAAAACCCTCCCGTTGCAGCGAATTGCTTCTTCGCAACGAAATTTTTTGACGGGACCTCACACCTTCATCGCTCTTTCATTCGGTCCCTCACCTCACCTCTCGGTTCGGCTCAGAACCAAACGCGATGAAAGCGTCAGTTCCTAAACTTTTCAATTGTCCAGGTGCGACCAAACTGTTCCTCACTCCCTTTCAGGAGATCGGTTGGTTGGTCATCGCGGCCTCTCGCGACCGCTTGAAGAACTTACAACACCGTGGGATCGCTCCTTCTTGGTCTCGTAAGCCGCCTCAGACACATCAAGACTTTCGCCTTCAGCGCTTCGGCTTGCGCGCTCGCCTCTCGGCTCCCGCGCAAGACAAAACCATAACACCACAGACCCCGCTGTCGCAATAGAGACCCTTCAGGACTGAACCAGTGCCTCTCCCCAGGGAAGGAAACGGGCCAAATGCGCCCATGAACCGGCCGCCAACATCGGGAATCCACGGTCAGCGACGTCTTCTCCGGGTGAGAGCTGTGCTGGATCCGCATCCAACCAACGAATCGGACAACCCAGTTCATCGAGCACCAACCAAGCCGCCGCCAGATCCCAGATCTTGGGCGTAGCCTCCAGTGAAGCGATGGTCTGCCCCATAGCAACGCTCACCAAATTGAGGCTGGCGACGCCAAGCAGACGAATCTTCCCAGGAAAACGCTGATCCGGTTTGCGCTGCAGTACGCGAATCGAACGGCTGCAGAGCGAAACGCAAGCACTGACGGCCAGGGCTCGAGTCTCCGAAGTGAGGGGCTGATTGTTTCGAGTTGCTCCGCGGCCCCGCAAGGCGACAAAGCGTTGGTTCAGTGCTGGCACATCCAGGAAAACCTCACTGGGACGGCCATCGACAAAACGGGCCACAGAAATCGCCCAATAGGGAATGCCCGCCGCGA comes from the Synechococcus sp. A15-62 genome and includes:
- a CDS encoding inositol monophosphatase family protein; this translates as MVTLVLSDDQLGAVHQLLDRIRARQLQDFGQIGSDVKPDGSLITDCDLWSDAALVEGLAKIAPGEGVLSEEGSKTVPNTRAYWVVDPLDGTTNFAAGIPYWAISVARFVDGRPSEVFLDVPALNQRFVALRGRGATRNNQPLTSETRALAVSACVSLCSRSIRVLQRKPDQRFPGKIRLLGVASLNLVSVAMGQTIASLEATPKIWDLAAAWLVLDELGCPIRWLDADPAQLSPGEDVADRGFPMLAAGSWAHLARFLPWGEALVQS